GGGTGCGGTGGTGGTCATGTACGTGTCCCTTCCGGTGTGCAGGGCGCCGGCCGGTCGGCCGGTGGGTCCGGGCGGCTCCTCGGTGGATGACGGTGCGGTGCGGTCGAGCGGAGCGCCGTGGCCGCGAGATGCCCGGCGTGCGGCAACGGAACGTTGCGGCCGGTGCGGGGGCCCCGATGAGCCTTCTGCCGGCCCAACTCTGTGGTCGATACGGGAGAGCTTTGGGCACCGGCAACTCATGTCAAGAAGCGTCGGGGGAGGGTGAAGTCGGCCCCTGCCCGTGGGGCCTTCCGGTGAACAGGGCGATCAGCCGGTCCTCCTGGGGCCGGACGTCGTGAGCCGGAAGCGGGTCAGGTGCGGGCGATGCCGTCCGGCGCCGCCTCGTCCAGCCAGTGCGCCCGGCCGATGGTGACCAGCCGCAGGCGTCGCCGGGCCACCCGGACGGCCTCAGCCTCGCCCTCCGGCCCGGCCTCCAGCAGGGTCGACGCGGTGATCACCATGTGGTCCACATAGAGGCCGCCGAGCATCAGCAGATCCTCCTCGCTCCAGCCCGCGGACCCCGGCTCCTGGCCGAGCGCGCACGCCACCTCCTCGGCGAACCGCCGCAGCTGCGCCGCGATCGCCGCGCGCACCGCGCCGACCCCGCCGTGCTGCTCACGCGCGATGAACCGGAAGTGGGCGGGCTGCGCGCCGACATGGCGCGCTATCACCGCCACACTGCGGTCCAGCCGCTCCTCGCTGTCGCCCGTCTCCGCGAGCACCGCGGCGATCAGCCCGTGCAGGCTGCCCAGCGTCTCCTCCACCAGGGCGACGCCGAGCGCGGCGGTGTCCTCGAAGTGCCGGTAGAAGGCCGTCGGCGTGACCCCGGCGGCCCGGGTCACCTCCCGCAGCCCCAGGCTGCTCAGACTCTGGTGCTCCAGGAGGGCGAGCGCCGCGTCCAGGAGGGCCCGGCGCGTCCTGAGCTTCTGGGTCTGGCGGATTCCGGCGGGAGTGTGACTCATGCCATTCAGTAAACAACCGTTCTCCGAGATGAGGGAAGAGTGCCGGGTTTAGACTTTGGAGTCAGTGAACACTCGTACTCCGAACGGCTTTCGTCGTCGCACAGAGAGGTTCCGCCGTGCTCGTCCTCGTCGCCGCGCTGCTCCTGCTGGGAATCCTCCTCGGGGCGGTCGCCCACATCCCGCTGCCGCTGACGCTGGCCGCGGCGGCCGTGATCGGCTGCTGGCTGCTGATCTTCGCCGTACGCGAGCGCGCATCGCGCCGTACCCGCTGACCCGCCGTACGTACCGACTCACCGCACCCGCACCCGCCGAGCCTGCCGTTTCCCGGACCGATCCGAAGGAGCTCGCACCATGACCCTCACCCTCATCGACCGCACCCGCCGCACGGACGCCGCCCCCGGCAAGGATGACGTCGACGCGGGTGCGGCGCCGGAGAAGACCGCCGACGCCGCTCCGCGCCGGGCCCTCGGCCGTGAGGCGGACGGTCTCGCCGTCGCCTCGTTCGTCCTCGGCCTCGTCGGGCTGCTGGTCTTCAACATCGTGCTCGGTCCCATGGCGATCGTGATGGCGCTGCTGGCCCTGACCCGCCACACCCGCCGCCGGGGACGCGCCTTCCTCGGCCTCGCCCTGGGCGCCGCCGACCTCGCCGTGCTGGCCGCCCTGGTCACCGCCAACGGCACCGTCGCCTGGAGCATCGGCGGCTGACGCACCCCCCGAAGCGGTCCCGCGAGCCGCTCTCCCCGTTCCGGATCGGGCTTGGGGCCGGGGCTCCGACCGGCCGGTGGACCGGTCCGCCGCACCCCGCGCGGGTGTGCTCTGGGTCCAGGCCGTGACGCGCCCGGCGTGCGCCCCGCCCCGGGCTCGTAGAATCGGCCCCACCATGGCTTACCTCGACCACGCCGCGACCACCCCGATGCTTCCCGAAGCGATCGGGGCGATGACCGCCCAGCTCTCCGTCACCGGCAACGCGTCCTCGCTGCACGCCGCCGGACGCCGGGCCCGCCGCACCGTCGAGGAGTCCAGAGAAGCCCTCGCCGACTCCCTCGGTGCCCGCCCCAGCGAGGTGGTGTTCACCTCCGGCGGCACGGAGGCGGACAACCTCGCCGTCAAGGGCCTCTACTGGTCCCGCCGCGACGCCGACCCCCGCCGCACCCGGGTCCTCGCCGGCCCCGTCGAACACCACGCCGTCCTCGACGCGGTCGACTGGCTCGCCGAACACGAGGGCGCGAACGTCGACTACCTCCCCGTCGACCGCCATGGCCGGGTCCACCCCGAGGACCTGCGCGAGGCGATCCTCCGGAACCCCGACGACATCGCGATGATCACCGTGATGTGGGCCAACAACGAGATCGGCACGATCATGCCGGTACGTGAACTGGCGGCGGTGGCAGCGGAGTTCGGGATCCCGATGCACGCCGACGCGGTCCAGGCCTTCGGTCAGCTGGAGGTCGACTTCGCCCGCTCCGGACTGGCCGCGATGACGGTCAGCGGGCACAAGATCGGCGGCCCGTTCGGCATCGGCGCGCTGCTGCTGGGCCGCGACCACACCCCCGTGCCCGTCCTGCACGGCGGCGGCCAGGAGCGACACGTACGCTCCGGCACCCTGGACGTGCCCGCCGTCGCCTCGTTCGCGATCGCCGGACGGCTGGCGGCCGAACGGCGCGAGGAGTTCGCCCGGCGCGTGGGCGCCCTGCGCGACGAGCTCGTGACCGCCGTGCGTCTGGCCGTGCCGGACGCCGTGCTCGGCGGCGACCCGGACCCGGCCGGACGCCTGCCCGC
This sequence is a window from Streptomyces parvus. Protein-coding genes within it:
- a CDS encoding TetR family transcriptional regulator, with protein sequence MSHTPAGIRQTQKLRTRRALLDAALALLEHQSLSSLGLREVTRAAGVTPTAFYRHFEDTAALGVALVEETLGSLHGLIAAVLAETGDSEERLDRSVAVIARHVGAQPAHFRFIAREQHGGVGAVRAAIAAQLRRFAEEVACALGQEPGSAGWSEEDLLMLGGLYVDHMVITASTLLEAGPEGEAEAVRVARRRLRLVTIGRAHWLDEAAPDGIART
- a CDS encoding cysteine desulfurase family protein, coding for MAYLDHAATTPMLPEAIGAMTAQLSVTGNASSLHAAGRRARRTVEESREALADSLGARPSEVVFTSGGTEADNLAVKGLYWSRRDADPRRTRVLAGPVEHHAVLDAVDWLAEHEGANVDYLPVDRHGRVHPEDLREAILRNPDDIAMITVMWANNEIGTIMPVRELAAVAAEFGIPMHADAVQAFGQLEVDFARSGLAAMTVSGHKIGGPFGIGALLLGRDHTPVPVLHGGGQERHVRSGTLDVPAVASFAIAGRLAAERREEFARRVGALRDELVTAVRLAVPDAVLGGDPDPAGRLPANAHFSFPGCEGDSLLLLLDAQGIECSTGSACTAGIAQPSHVLLATGTDPDLARGTLRFSLGHTSTEDDVKALAEAIGPAVERARTAGLS